From Novosphingobium resinovorum, the proteins below share one genomic window:
- the lptC gene encoding LPS export ABC transporter periplasmic protein LptC, producing MSVEAIKIQNRRRHFAAPGGSHDRLVGLLAKVLPAGIGLVAAVMILVPLSPRGEISFLLDRNKVAITSERLRADDAAYRGKDNKNRDFTVNAGTAVQKSATTPIVEMLGLKALMNLNDGPAEIVAPRGAYNYDSEQIAVDGPVNFAAPDGYKMTTRNVAIDVKQQTAVGTGGVDGTVPTGTFRADSMKADLENRTVTLEGNARLRMTPGKLRIPQ from the coding sequence ATGTCCGTCGAAGCTATCAAGATCCAGAACCGCCGCCGGCACTTCGCCGCGCCCGGTGGCTCGCATGATCGGCTCGTCGGGCTGCTGGCAAAGGTGCTCCCGGCGGGTATCGGCCTTGTCGCCGCCGTGATGATTCTCGTTCCGCTGTCCCCGCGCGGCGAGATCAGCTTCCTGCTCGACCGCAACAAGGTTGCGATCACCAGCGAACGCCTGCGCGCGGACGATGCCGCCTATCGCGGCAAGGACAACAAGAACCGCGACTTCACGGTCAATGCCGGAACCGCCGTGCAGAAGAGCGCGACCACGCCGATCGTCGAGATGCTGGGCCTCAAGGCCCTGATGAACCTCAACGACGGCCCGGCCGAAATCGTCGCCCCGCGCGGCGCCTACAACTACGACAGCGAGCAGATCGCCGTCGATGGTCCGGTCAACTTCGCCGCTCCCGACGGGTACAAGATGACCACGCGCAATGTGGCCATCGATGTGAAGCAACAGACCGCCGTGGGTACAGGGGGTGTCGATGGCACCGTGCCGACGGGCACCTTTCGTGCGGACTCAATGAAAGCCGACCTCGAGAACCGCACCGTGACCCTCGAAGGCAACGCCCGCCTGCGCATGACGCCGGGCAAACTCAGGATACCCCAATGA
- a CDS encoding antibiotic biosynthesis monooxygenase family protein: MLLEIAEIEVRPGAEDQFASAMRDAGIAHLATCEGVVSARFGRGVENPSKFTFNVVWTSMEAHQNARTLEAFGKFRACFGDLSIGGAMSHYVMDEAVEGRSA, encoded by the coding sequence ATGCTGCTCGAAATCGCGGAAATCGAAGTACGTCCCGGAGCCGAAGACCAGTTCGCCAGTGCTATGCGTGATGCCGGGATAGCCCACCTCGCCACCTGCGAGGGCGTCGTCTCCGCCCGCTTCGGGCGCGGGGTGGAGAACCCGTCGAAGTTCACCTTCAACGTTGTGTGGACTTCGATGGAAGCGCACCAGAACGCCCGCACGCTTGAAGCATTCGGCAAATTCCGAGCCTGCTTCGGCGATCTCTCGATCGGCGGCGCAATGAGCCACTACGTGATGGACGAGGCGGTAGAGGGCCGTTCGGCCTGA
- a CDS encoding glutamate synthase subunit beta, protein MGKETGFLELDRKDRTYGPVEDRLKNYNEFVVPLSPEALKAQASRCMNCGVPHCHTGCPVNNIIPDWNHLVYEDDFKNALEVLHSTNNFPEFTGRICPAPCEAACTLNIIDEPVTIKSVECAIVDKGWQEGWITPQVPEKRTGKSVAVVGSGPAGMACAQQLARAGHSVTLFEKNDRVGGLMRYGIPDFKMEKHLINRRLVQMMAEGVEIKTSVEVGVTVSVASLKENFDAVVFAGGAEDPRPLAIPGFELPGVRYAMEFLTQQNKRNAGDDELRAAPRGTLSATGKHVIVIGGGDTGSDCVGTSNRQGAASVTQLEIMPKPPTMEDKALSWPFWPLKLRTSSSHEEGATRDWAVLTKRVIGDNDVKGLECVRVEWKGGKMQEIEGSEFTLEADLIFLAMGFLGPRKAGMLDQSGVELDARGNVKANVFEYRTSDEKIWSCGDMRRGQSLVVWAIREGRQCARSVDEALMGVSQLPR, encoded by the coding sequence ATGGGCAAGGAAACCGGCTTCCTCGAACTCGACCGCAAGGACCGCACGTACGGTCCGGTCGAGGATCGCCTCAAGAACTACAACGAGTTCGTCGTCCCCCTCTCGCCCGAGGCGCTGAAGGCACAGGCGTCGCGCTGCATGAACTGCGGCGTGCCGCACTGCCACACCGGCTGCCCGGTCAACAACATCATCCCGGACTGGAACCACCTGGTCTACGAGGACGACTTCAAGAACGCGCTGGAAGTCCTCCACTCGACCAACAACTTCCCCGAGTTCACCGGCCGCATCTGCCCCGCCCCGTGCGAGGCGGCCTGCACGCTCAACATCATCGACGAGCCCGTGACCATCAAGTCGGTGGAATGCGCGATCGTCGACAAGGGATGGCAGGAAGGCTGGATCACGCCGCAGGTGCCCGAAAAGCGCACCGGCAAGTCGGTCGCCGTTGTCGGCTCCGGCCCGGCGGGCATGGCCTGCGCCCAGCAGCTCGCCCGCGCCGGTCACTCGGTCACCCTGTTCGAGAAGAACGACCGCGTCGGCGGGCTGATGCGTTACGGCATCCCCGACTTCAAGATGGAGAAGCACCTCATCAACCGCCGCCTCGTGCAGATGATGGCGGAAGGTGTGGAGATCAAGACGTCGGTGGAAGTGGGCGTCACCGTCTCGGTCGCCTCGCTCAAGGAGAACTTCGACGCGGTGGTCTTCGCCGGCGGCGCCGAAGACCCGCGCCCGCTCGCGATCCCCGGCTTCGAGCTTCCCGGCGTGCGCTACGCGATGGAGTTCCTGACCCAGCAGAACAAGCGCAACGCCGGCGACGACGAACTGCGCGCCGCCCCGCGCGGCACCCTGTCGGCCACCGGCAAGCACGTCATCGTCATCGGCGGCGGCGATACCGGTTCGGACTGCGTCGGCACCTCCAACCGCCAGGGCGCCGCTTCGGTGACCCAGCTGGAGATCATGCCCAAGCCGCCGACGATGGAAGACAAGGCGCTGTCGTGGCCGTTCTGGCCGCTCAAGCTGCGCACCTCTTCCAGCCACGAGGAAGGTGCGACCCGCGACTGGGCCGTGCTGACCAAGCGCGTCATCGGCGACAACGACGTCAAGGGCCTCGAATGCGTCCGCGTCGAGTGGAAGGGCGGCAAGATGCAGGAGATCGAAGGCAGCGAGTTCACGCTCGAAGCCGACCTGATCTTCCTCGCCATGGGCTTCCTCGGCCCGCGCAAGGCCGGCATGCTCGACCAGTCGGGCGTCGAACTGGACGCGCGCGGCAACGTGAAGGCGAACGTCTTCGAATACCGCACCAGCGACGAGAAGATCTGGTCCTGCGGCGACATGCGCCGCGGTCAATCGCTGGTCGTTTGGGCGATTCGCGAAGGCCGCCAGTGCGCGCGTTCGGTGGACGAGGCGCTGATGGGCGTGAGCCAGCTGCCGCGCTGA
- a CDS encoding LptA/OstA family protein, producing the protein MIAAPRMLYRTALVLPVLGLAALAGSQQLGAQVFNGHNSNAPVDYAADRIELQDKQDRVILSGNVDVKQAELRLRASRTVVNFTNQGSMQIQRITASGGVVVSRPDETATGDVGVYDFNQRIITMTGNATIKRSNGDVLRGGRLVVDLNSGVSSASAGPNGRVSGTFSVPKQKGN; encoded by the coding sequence ATGATCGCCGCCCCCCGCATGCTCTACCGTACCGCACTGGTCCTGCCGGTGCTGGGCCTCGCCGCCCTTGCCGGGTCGCAGCAACTGGGCGCGCAGGTCTTCAACGGTCACAACTCCAACGCCCCGGTGGACTATGCCGCCGACCGCATCGAACTGCAGGACAAGCAGGATCGCGTAATCCTGTCCGGCAACGTCGACGTGAAGCAGGCCGAACTGCGCCTGCGCGCGTCGCGCACGGTGGTGAACTTTACCAATCAAGGCTCGATGCAGATCCAGCGCATCACCGCGAGCGGTGGCGTTGTCGTCTCTCGCCCCGACGAAACCGCGACGGGTGATGTCGGCGTCTACGACTTCAACCAGCGCATCATCACCATGACCGGCAATGCCACGATCAAGCGCAGCAACGGCGACGTGCTGCGTGGCGGCCGACTGGTGGTGGACCTCAATAGCGGCGTCTCCTCTGCCTCGGCCGGACCGAATGGTCGGGTATCCGGCACATTCTCGGTGCCGAAGCAGAAGGGGAACTGA
- the gltB gene encoding glutamate synthase large subunit, with protein sequence MGFPKPQGLYDARNEHDACGVGFVAHIKGQKNHAIITQALEILKNIDHRGAVGADPLLGDGAGILTQIPDQLLRTWATSEGLELPQAGDYAVAMCFLPQDDAAREMIVSIFEKFIKKEGQHLIGWRDVPVTLDGLGKTVLESMPVIRQCIVGRGESCADQNAFERKILAIRKQTQNPLAALAEKHDMPGLTELYMPSFSTRTIVYKGLLLATQVGSFYDDLRNPEFVSALGLVHQRFSTNTFPSWKLAHPFRFMAHNGEINTVRGNVNWMNARRRTMESELLGADLDKMWPLIPHGQSDTACLDNALELLIAGGYSMVHAMMILVPEAWAGNPLMTPERRAFYEYHAALMEPWDGPAAVAFTDGRQIGATLDRNGLRPARFLVTDDDLCVMASESGVLPIKEDNIVRKWRLQPGRMLLIDFEEGRIIEDEEIKTKLAEAEPYEEWLDRTQYKLADLDVIEPELAELPKPTGTLLDRQQAFGYTQEDTTRFLEPMAVNADDPLGSMGTDTPIPVLSHKSRLLYDYFKQNFAQVTNPPIDPIREELVMSLVTMIGPRPNLLGHDAGTHKRLEVSQPILTDLGLAKIRSVEAALDGAFRTGTIDMTWDAKTGAAGLELAIKEMCWAATEAVLADKNILILSDRSVGPDRIAMPALLATAAVHHHLVRQGLRMQTGLVVETGEAREVHHFCALAGYGAEAINPYLALETIEEMRVRKNLPVSAEQAAKNYVYAIGKGIRKVMSKMGISTYQSYCGAQIFDAVGLSTAFVDKYFSGTATTIEGAGLAEIAEETVRRHDAAYGDNPVFKNMLDVGGIYGSRVRGEEHAWTSENIGLLQHAVRGNVPEKYRAFAQTINDQSERMLTIRGLMDFVPGQSIHIDDVEPASEIVKRFATGAMSYGSISWEAHTTLAVAMNRIGGKSNTGEGGEDPKRFKPLDNGDTMRSSIKQVASGRFGVTTEYLVNADDIQIKMAQGAKPGEGGQLPGDKVDKTIGATRHSTPGVGLISPPPHHDIYSIEDIAQLIHDLKNVNPTSRVSVKLVSEVGVGTVAAGVSKARADHITISGYEGGTGASPLTSLTHAGSPWEIGLAETQQTLLLNNLRSRVVVQADGGLRTGRDVAVAALLGAEEFGFATAPLIAAGCIMMRKCHLNTCPVGVATQNPVLRARFTGQPEHVINYFFFVAEELRAIMAELGFRTIPEMVGRVDRLDMKKAISHWKAKGVDLSKVLYQAPLGDGPSLGWSEVQDHGLEHALDNALIEGAADALEKREAVRIEKPVINVNRTVGAMLSGEVARRYGHDGLPDNTINVKLTGVAGQSFAAWLAHGVTLDLTGDANDYVGKGLSGGRVIVRQPSHVNRDPLKNIIVGNTVLYGAISGEAFFNGVGGERFAVRNSGAIAVVEGCGDHGCEYMTGGVVMVLGKTGRNFAAGMSGGIAYVYDEDGEFAKLVNPSMVDLQPISAEADEDEGTGRPQQRTVSVRDLGMGDMLRHDAERLRILLERHHLHTGSKRARALLDDWATTLGKFVKVMPRDFAKALRQQEAERLEAASVAAE encoded by the coding sequence ATGGGATTTCCTAAGCCCCAGGGCCTCTATGACGCGCGCAATGAACACGACGCCTGCGGTGTGGGCTTCGTCGCCCATATCAAGGGCCAGAAAAACCACGCGATCATTACCCAGGCTCTGGAGATTCTGAAAAACATCGACCACCGCGGTGCGGTGGGCGCCGACCCCTTGCTGGGCGACGGCGCGGGCATCCTGACCCAGATTCCCGACCAGCTGCTGCGCACCTGGGCCACTTCCGAGGGCCTCGAACTGCCGCAGGCGGGCGACTACGCGGTCGCCATGTGCTTCCTGCCGCAGGACGATGCCGCGCGCGAGATGATCGTCTCGATCTTCGAGAAGTTCATCAAGAAGGAAGGCCAGCACCTGATCGGCTGGCGCGACGTGCCCGTCACGCTCGACGGCCTCGGCAAGACCGTGCTCGAATCGATGCCGGTCATCCGCCAGTGCATCGTCGGGCGCGGTGAAAGCTGCGCCGACCAGAACGCCTTCGAGCGCAAGATCCTCGCGATCCGCAAGCAGACCCAGAACCCGCTGGCGGCGCTGGCCGAGAAGCATGACATGCCGGGGCTCACCGAGCTTTATATGCCCAGCTTCTCGACCCGCACGATCGTCTACAAGGGCCTGCTGCTGGCGACCCAGGTGGGCTCGTTCTACGACGACCTGCGCAACCCGGAATTCGTCTCGGCCCTCGGCCTCGTGCACCAGCGCTTCTCGACGAACACCTTCCCGAGCTGGAAGCTGGCGCACCCGTTCCGCTTCATGGCGCACAACGGCGAGATCAACACGGTTCGCGGCAACGTGAACTGGATGAACGCGCGCCGCCGCACCATGGAATCGGAGCTGCTCGGCGCCGATCTCGACAAGATGTGGCCGCTGATCCCGCACGGCCAGTCTGACACCGCGTGCCTCGACAACGCGCTCGAACTGCTGATCGCGGGCGGATACTCCATGGTTCACGCCATGATGATCCTGGTGCCCGAGGCATGGGCCGGCAACCCGCTGATGACCCCGGAACGCCGCGCGTTCTACGAATACCACGCCGCGCTGATGGAGCCGTGGGACGGCCCGGCCGCCGTCGCCTTCACCGATGGCCGCCAGATCGGCGCCACGCTGGACCGCAACGGGTTGCGCCCCGCGCGCTTCCTCGTCACCGACGACGACTTGTGCGTCATGGCGTCCGAGAGCGGCGTCCTTCCGATCAAGGAAGACAACATCGTGCGCAAGTGGCGTCTCCAGCCCGGCCGCATGCTGCTGATCGACTTCGAGGAAGGCCGCATCATCGAGGACGAGGAGATCAAGACCAAGCTGGCCGAGGCCGAGCCCTACGAAGAGTGGCTCGATCGCACGCAGTACAAGCTGGCCGATCTCGATGTGATCGAACCCGAACTGGCCGAGCTGCCCAAGCCCACCGGCACGCTGCTCGATCGCCAGCAGGCGTTCGGCTACACGCAGGAAGACACCACCCGCTTCCTCGAACCGATGGCCGTCAACGCCGACGATCCGCTCGGCTCGATGGGCACCGACACGCCGATCCCGGTGCTGTCGCACAAGTCGCGCCTGCTCTACGACTACTTCAAGCAGAACTTCGCGCAGGTCACCAACCCGCCGATCGACCCGATCCGCGAGGAACTGGTGATGAGCCTGGTCACCATGATCGGCCCGCGCCCGAACCTGCTGGGTCATGACGCCGGCACGCACAAGCGCCTCGAAGTCAGCCAGCCGATCCTGACCGACCTCGGCCTTGCCAAGATCCGCTCAGTGGAGGCCGCGCTCGACGGCGCGTTCCGCACCGGCACCATCGACATGACCTGGGACGCCAAGACCGGCGCCGCCGGGCTTGAGCTGGCGATCAAGGAAATGTGCTGGGCCGCGACCGAAGCGGTGCTGGCGGACAAGAACATCCTGATACTGTCCGACCGCAGCGTCGGCCCGGACCGGATCGCCATGCCCGCGCTGCTGGCGACGGCGGCGGTCCACCACCACCTCGTCCGTCAGGGCCTGCGCATGCAGACCGGCCTTGTCGTCGAAACCGGCGAAGCGCGCGAAGTGCACCACTTCTGCGCTCTGGCAGGCTACGGCGCCGAAGCGATCAACCCCTACCTCGCGCTCGAAACCATCGAGGAAATGCGGGTCCGCAAGAACCTGCCGGTCTCGGCCGAGCAGGCGGCGAAGAACTACGTCTACGCCATCGGCAAGGGCATCCGTAAGGTGATGTCCAAGATGGGCATCTCGACCTACCAGTCGTACTGCGGCGCGCAGATCTTCGACGCCGTCGGCCTGTCCACCGCGTTCGTCGACAAGTACTTTTCCGGCACCGCCACCACCATCGAGGGTGCGGGCCTTGCCGAGATCGCGGAAGAAACCGTGCGCCGCCACGATGCGGCTTACGGTGACAACCCGGTCTTCAAGAACATGCTCGACGTGGGCGGCATCTACGGATCGCGCGTGCGCGGCGAGGAACATGCCTGGACCAGCGAGAACATCGGCCTGCTCCAGCACGCCGTGCGCGGCAACGTGCCTGAAAAGTACCGCGCCTTCGCGCAGACCATCAACGACCAGTCGGAGCGCATGCTCACGATCCGCGGCCTGATGGACTTCGTGCCCGGCCAGTCGATCCACATCGACGACGTCGAGCCCGCGAGCGAGATCGTGAAGCGCTTCGCCACCGGCGCAATGAGCTACGGCTCGATCAGCTGGGAAGCACACACCACGCTGGCCGTGGCGATGAACCGCATCGGCGGCAAGTCGAACACCGGCGAAGGCGGCGAGGATCCCAAGCGCTTCAAGCCGCTGGACAACGGCGACACCATGCGCTCGTCGATCAAGCAGGTCGCCTCGGGCCGCTTCGGCGTCACCACCGAGTACCTGGTCAACGCCGACGACATCCAGATCAAGATGGCGCAGGGCGCGAAGCCCGGCGAAGGCGGCCAGCTGCCGGGCGACAAGGTAGACAAGACCATCGGCGCGACCCGTCACTCGACCCCGGGCGTCGGCCTGATCTCGCCGCCGCCGCACCACGACATCTACTCGATCGAAGACATCGCGCAGCTTATTCACGATCTCAAGAACGTGAACCCGACCAGCCGCGTCTCGGTCAAGCTGGTGTCCGAAGTGGGCGTGGGCACCGTGGCTGCGGGCGTCTCCAAGGCGCGCGCGGACCACATCACGATCTCGGGCTACGAAGGCGGCACCGGCGCTTCGCCGCTGACCTCGCTGACGCACGCGGGTTCGCCCTGGGAAATCGGCCTTGCCGAAACCCAGCAGACCCTGCTGCTCAACAACCTGCGCAGCCGCGTGGTGGTCCAGGCCGACGGCGGCCTGCGCACCGGCCGTGACGTCGCGGTTGCGGCGCTGCTCGGCGCCGAGGAGTTCGGCTTCGCCACCGCACCGCTGATCGCGGCGGGCTGCATCATGATGCGCAAGTGCCACCTCAACACCTGCCCGGTGGGCGTGGCCACGCAGAACCCTGTGCTGCGCGCGCGCTTCACCGGCCAGCCCGAGCACGTCATCAACTACTTCTTCTTCGTGGCAGAGGAACTGCGCGCGATCATGGCCGAACTCGGCTTCCGCACCATCCCCGAGATGGTCGGCCGCGTCGATCGCCTCGACATGAAGAAGGCGATCAGCCACTGGAAGGCCAAGGGCGTCGATCTCTCCAAGGTGCTCTACCAGGCACCGCTGGGCGACGGCCCCTCGCTGGGCTGGAGCGAAGTGCAGGACCACGGCCTCGAACACGCGCTGGATAACGCGCTGATCGAGGGCGCTGCCGATGCTCTGGAAAAGCGCGAAGCCGTCCGCATCGAAAAGCCCGTCATCAACGTCAACCGCACGGTCGGCGCGATGCTCTCGGGTGAAGTGGCGCGTCGCTACGGCCATGACGGCCTGCCCGACAACACGATCAACGTGAAGCTCACCGGCGTCGCCGGCCAGAGCTTCGCCGCCTGGCTTGCCCACGGCGTCACGCTCGACCTGACCGGCGATGCCAACGACTATGTCGGCAAGGGCCTGTCGGGCGGCCGCGTGATCGTGCGCCAGCCGAGTCACGTGAACCGTGACCCGCTCAAGAACATCATCGTCGGCAACACCGTGCTTTACGGCGCGATTTCCGGTGAGGCGTTCTTCAACGGCGTCGGGGGCGAGCGCTTCGCGGTCCGCAACTCGGGCGCGATCGCGGTCGTCGAAGGCTGCGGCGACCATGGCTGCGAGTACATGACCGGCGGCGTCGTGATGGTGCTGGGCAAGACCGGCCGCAACTTCGCGGCAGGCATGTCGGGCGGCATCGCCTACGTCTACGACGAGGACGGCGAGTTCGCGAAGCTGGTCAACCCCTCGATGGTGGACCTGCAGCCGATCTCGGCCGAAGCCGACGAGGACGAAGGCACGGGTCGTCCCCAGCAGCGCACCGTCTCGGTCCGCGACCTGGGTATGGGCGACATGCTGCGCCACGATGCGGAGCGCCTGCGCATCCTGCTCGAACGCCACCACCTGCACACCGGCTCGAAGCGAGCCCGCGCATTGCTCGACGACTGGGCAACTACGCTGGGCAAGTTCGTCAAGGTGATGCCGCGCGACTTCGCGAAGGCCCTGCGCCAGCAGGAAGCCGAACGCCTCGAAGCCGCCTCGGTCGCAGCAGAATAA
- a CDS encoding ribonuclease D → MAVHLHEEDLPEGVLAPGPVAIDTETMGLITARDRLCVVQISDGKGDEHLVRFKPGSDYAAPNLKAVLADPARLKLYHFARFDLAAIEHYLGVTAAPVFCTKIASKMVRTYTDRHGLKDLVRELLGKEVSKQQQSSDWGAPELTEAQKDYAASDVRYLHAMHEILVVRLARENRTELAQACFDFLPARARLDLAGWPDHDIFSHEAA, encoded by the coding sequence ATGGCTGTCCATCTCCACGAAGAAGATCTCCCCGAAGGCGTGCTCGCGCCGGGTCCCGTCGCTATCGACACCGAGACCATGGGCCTCATCACCGCCCGTGACCGGCTCTGCGTCGTGCAGATTTCGGACGGCAAGGGCGACGAGCACCTCGTCCGCTTCAAGCCCGGCAGCGATTACGCCGCGCCGAACCTGAAGGCCGTGCTGGCCGATCCGGCGCGCCTGAAGCTGTACCACTTTGCCCGCTTCGACCTTGCCGCGATCGAGCACTACCTCGGCGTAACCGCCGCGCCGGTGTTCTGCACCAAGATCGCCAGCAAGATGGTGCGCACCTATACCGACCGCCACGGCCTGAAGGACCTGGTGCGCGAACTGCTTGGCAAGGAAGTGTCCAAGCAGCAGCAGTCGAGCGACTGGGGCGCCCCTGAACTGACCGAGGCTCAGAAGGACTACGCCGCGTCGGACGTGCGCTACCTGCATGCGATGCACGAAATCCTCGTGGTGCGTCTGGCGCGGGAGAACCGCACCGAACTCGCCCAGGCCTGTTTCGATTTCCTTCCGGCGCGCGCCCGGCTGGACCTTGCAGGCTGGCCGGACCACGACATCTTCAGCCACGAAGCAGCCTGA
- the ung gene encoding uracil-DNA glycosylase yields MSATQDVQAVPESWASALGPVLATPEARRLGGWLKAEEAAGKVIYPPRGTRLRALELTPLDQVRVVILGQDPYHGPGQAHGLSFSVQEGVKVPPSLVNIYKELATDCDVAAPGHGNLEHWARQGVLLLNNALTVEAGQAGSHQKRGWEAITDAAVAAVAAKAEPCVFMLWGSHAKKKALSVPGLMESHHLVLTAPHPSPLSAYQGFFGCGHFSRANAFLAEHGRGTIDW; encoded by the coding sequence ATGTCGGCAACACAGGACGTCCAGGCCGTTCCGGAGAGCTGGGCTTCCGCGCTGGGGCCGGTGCTTGCCACCCCCGAGGCGCGCAGGCTGGGCGGCTGGCTCAAGGCCGAGGAAGCGGCGGGCAAGGTGATCTATCCCCCGCGCGGCACCCGGCTGCGGGCTCTGGAACTGACGCCGCTCGATCAGGTGCGCGTGGTGATTCTGGGGCAGGACCCCTACCACGGGCCGGGACAGGCGCATGGCCTGTCGTTCTCGGTGCAGGAGGGGGTGAAAGTGCCGCCCTCGCTGGTCAACATCTACAAGGAACTGGCGACCGACTGCGATGTCGCCGCGCCGGGGCACGGCAATCTGGAGCACTGGGCGCGGCAGGGCGTGCTGCTGCTCAACAACGCGCTGACGGTGGAGGCCGGGCAGGCCGGTTCGCACCAGAAGCGCGGCTGGGAAGCGATCACCGACGCGGCCGTTGCGGCCGTTGCGGCGAAGGCGGAGCCCTGCGTGTTCATGCTGTGGGGCAGCCATGCGAAGAAGAAGGCGCTGAGCGTGCCGGGGCTCATGGAGAGCCATCATCTGGTGCTGACGGCGCCGCATCCGAGCCCGCTGTCGGCTTATCAGGGATTCTTCGGCTGCGGGCATTTCAGCCGGGCCAATGCGTTTCTCGCGGAGCATGGGCGCGGCACGATCGACTGGTGA